The window gctctgaggaggagacgggCTTCTCCTTGTCGTCGGGGTCGTCCAGGTCCACCTCGTGGCAGACGAGCGCCTCAGGACCGATCTGCGGCTCCAGCTCCTCAGCGGGGGAGGGACCCAAAGCCTCTGGGGCAAGGGGAGGTGTCCCAGCATGCATCTCTTGCTCCTTCATGGCTCCACCTGATACCTccttctgtgtctcctctctgggACAGGGTGattcctctgttttcatcaccccctcactcctcctctcttggTGGAGCGGGGAGGAGACGGTTTTGGGTGAAGCTCCGGACGCCACCTTGGGTGTGGGGGCGGGGGTTTTGGGGGaggctgcctcctcctgcttcctgtctggGCGGagcttcttctctgctgctctctgctctgctgctttaCGTTTAAGCGCCACGCTGCTCCTTTCCTCAGGTAaacccgcctcctcctcctcctcctcctcctcctcagtggcaGAGTCAGTGTCCGAGTCCATGGTGGGAGACTCAGGGGGGAGATGCTCTGTGGTGAGACAATGGAGGACCACCATGGGCTCGTCCTGTCTCTTTAGGACGCtgcgaggaggagaagagagtgCTGCAGTGTGGGAGGGACTGAGGGCAGGGCTGGGAGTGCAGAGGGGGATTCTGGGAGGAGTTTCAGAGCCTGTCTCTCTAAGGTTGGCCCGCCGGCCTTTGACCCtgggggaggacagaggagtgcacctgtccccctcctctgcagcaggtAGGGGGGAGAACTGCTTCTCAGGAGACGTTTTGTTCTTGTCAGGGGGAGGAGACATCCTGTCGGGAGATGACTTGATGACCACTTCCTGTCCAGGAGACGTTTTCTGCACCAACAACGTTTTGCTCTCGTTGTCCAGGGGAACTGGCATCATGGTGACTTCAACTGGAGGCTCCTCCCCCTgcactgcctcctcctcatcctctgattggctcagcACTTTCCCAGACATGCTGGGACATGCTGCGGCAGTGGCAGGTGAATGActtgctgttgccatggtgacagcGTCATCGTCATAAGTAGGCATTGAGATGTTAGCGACCTCACtcgtttcctcttcctcctcctgttgctcctcctcctggtaGGGCGGGGCTTCAGTTCTCCCTCGCCAAGGGGATGGCTGTTTATCAGGCGGGTCTTCTGATTCGCTGTCGTCGGAAGAGTTCCCAGAATCCTCTGCAGGAAGAGAGGAGTGGATTGGTTAAGTCATCAGTGATTCAACTGGATcgaaaatgaaaagcagcaggttCGCCGTCGTTCTCACCGATGGACGCTCTGTCCGAGTCGTACATGCCCGACGTTCTCCTGGTTCTCCTGCGAGGAGTACCTGCAGAGAGACGACAcgtcagaggacacacacacttttcaccaCCAGgaggaactgttactgacaggaagtgttcaCGCTTTGTATTCACTGCTGGTAGTTGAGTCATGTGACcgataagaaccaatcaggaagagaacgtctgaGTCATCGTTTACAAAAGTCTCGGTTTCTGTTCGTCCTACAACacaaccccagagttttcaaagtGAAACGAGTCTCGAACTTACGGCCAAACCACGCTGAACCGATCGGGAAGCTAAGCAGGGTagggcctggttagtacttggatgggagacaGCCTGGGAATACTAGGTGCTGTAAGTGGGAGGCTGTGGTTGAGGGGATAGAGatcggcggttcgatcccagtcttgCCCACCTGCATGCTGATGCgtccttaggcaagatactgaaccccaaatggccCCTCAGGAAAAATAAGTGCTGCCCGTATGCACTGTggtgtgaatggcaataaaactgtactgtcatcaagattagaaaagatctgtataaatacagaacatttagtAAACTCAGGAGTCGTGTGGACGCCAGGCGGAACTATACCAACAGTGACGAGTTCTAAAATGCCTTAGTGTGTCTTACTGTCTCCGTTGGCCAAGCTGGACGACGTCTCGGTTCTGCTGCTCTTGCCGTTGGATCGACCTTCGCTGCTTGGCGTCTTTGAGACGCTGCGACCGGCAGAGCTGGTTGGTGTGGTTCTTATCTGAGGACGACCTCGCTTCGCCCCCGCTGGCTTCACCGCTGGcttctcttcatctttctccACCTCGTCTTTGTTCTGCTGAGGAAACAGTTTTCGTTACCACGCAGCATTGAGTCAACTTGAGCAACACAAGCAGACACGTAATCAGCAGCGGGCGTCACATGATCAGTTTGAAGCGGTTTGATTATAGAGACCAGGTGTGGTCATATTTTTCATGGTGGTATCATGTAGCGCCGAGGATTAGTCCATCAAGAgatttattttgatgattgattgtttaaaatatttccTGGTTCCAGTGAGGATTTcaattttttcttctttctaaaATATGATAAATGTTTGAATGTCCTACGGTCGTGTTGCACTGTGGAGGACAGAGGGCGTCATCATGTCCGTCCCCAGTGAACATTTCAATGTTGACAGTTGAGGCATCCAAGCCTGGACATTGTCATGGTTGAAATGTTACAATAAAGAATAAGCAactgatggttacacaacttaTGTAAACGTAACTGTCAggttgcatttaaaaacattgtcagtatttaattattaatattttttgaGGTTGTGAGACAGTTTGTGACGAATCGAACGCCGAGTGTAAATGAGCGTTAAAAACTCACAAAGCAGTTCTGTGACACCGCTGCTGTCCGTCCTGAAACGCACCAGAGGACGTTCTTTAACCTGGAGTTACCCCCCCCCGTCTCCctgctgctgattggacaattAAGCTTGTCAGTCTCTGGTCAGACAGCCAAGAGGATGTGACATCACAGGACTTCAGTCCAGCAAGCAGAAACTCTCAGCATCATCACGCCTGGCCATCGGCAGTTTACATAACCACGCTGAGCTCAAGGGAATCTCACCTTcaccttcttcctctgtctcttctttgttCCTTTCTCCACGGGCCAGATGATCCTTTCGGCCTTCACCCACTCGTCGTACCTGCGGAGCAGAAACATCTGTCTCACACTGCTGACGTGCACAACTAATCAGACAAAGTTACAGAAACAAGCgacgcctcctccatgttagcagaccGGACATGTACAGACGATACAGTCGGTGACCGTCTTTATATTGATGTCTCCCTCACTACTTGAGGATTCAACCGTCTCTGACCCACACTGACCTGACGTTCCAGCCGTAGTAGTGAACCAGGTAGAACTGTTCTCCGTTGTCTAGGTCCGTCTTCTTGATGTGAGCTTCGTAGATTTTCTGAGTTTTTCCTCTGCCGTACTTCACCCTGACCTTCGTCCCCGTCACAGAGtctccatcctcatcatcctcactcctgacacagaaacaaaggaTCAGTCTTAGTGTTGAAGCACCTGAATTGTCTCTGAGGCTTCATCCTTCAACAACCTGTATCAAACCATGGGTGGAAagtaataaagtacatttacttaaagAGTAACTTAACAGCAGGCGGCTTTAACCTGCGTCCACAGCCAGGATCAGCTGAAGGTGTGGTCATGAAGGTGTTGTGATACACCTGTAACCACACCTGACAGCGAGGTCACTGTGTCCGGGAGAAACTAAAGAAAGGGATCACGAATGGATTTTTGAGTCcaagaaaaataatttctcaACTCTACAACATTTCTTCAATCACAAACTGTTGATACCAGTATTCTCCGTTCACAGAGGCATTAAGGGAACCGCCTCACCTAAAGGAGCCatgattattagggcccgagcagcGAACAGCAGGAGACAGcgggaggccctattgaaattgtaaggattattattatttatttttttcaggcaaacgaattggctttttgaagcTTCAACATGCTGAaattcttaccaaactttgcagaaaattagaaagtggtgaaaatgtacgtattctggattaattttaaatgggcgtggcaaaatggctcaacagcgccccctggaacgcgttcacattgaccgatcttcacaaagatcgatacacaggtgtatcatgaccagacaaacaaaaaagtctagaggtgcactttgaaaaaagcaacaggaagcccgccattttgcatttagtggccatttttcacatttttactttgacgaacttgtcccagggctttcatcagatcaacttcaaattgagatgagtgtcatctcaacaagacggagataaaaacctacctcaaagatcgatttttgtgaccgtggcgtggcgtcaaggtttgattacacgccatcaaaacacgaggttctgtatctttattattatatcacgTTTCAGTCTCAcctggctcctctcctcctctccagctcatcctcatcctcatcgtcctcgtcctcatcctcGTCCTCAGAGCCTTTCTCGAAGTCGTCCATTCTTCTGTTGCTGCGtctcctcacctccctctgctcctcgctgttctctcctcttttcgCCGGCCTGGAGGACGACTCTCTATCTGCTTTCAGCTGAGTGcccacacacctcctcctcccctgaaACAGACACTGCTTTCAGTCTGTGGAGTTGAGTTTGAATTCTAAAACAGGGTTAAACTTGAACCTGGGATTTCTTCAGATGCGGTCACAAGCAGCAACTCTGAACTCGGCAGTAGAAATGTTCCTCCATCGTATATGAAGGTATTCTTTCTTCCTGTGATGTCACTTTTTGGAAAATCTTCCAATGCTTCTTATCTCTAAAATCTGTAGAATCTCAGCTAAAAGGTTCTGTAAGTCTATAAACCAAAATAATtgataaaagttttaaaattatcttataaactataaaaagttacaaaaatCTCACCTTTTAcaatttattcacttttttgagtttttgagATATGAGCATTTTCTCGACCGTTCTCCAGAGCCACTGTGCACGATCAACTCCTTTTGTACCACACGTAACAAAATGCAATGACATCATGACAAGCGTCCAACATGAGGTAGAGGACAGAGACGTTCTGCTGCTCCACACTCCAGTCCAGTAGGTGGCACTTACACCGATAAACTGGTTGGTCAAACCCCATTAAACACAAGGAAGAACGTTCAGGCACTTGAAGCCTCAGTAGCAGCTCCgtcaaaacacatcacattCTGACCATCACTCCGGAATCAGCATCTAAATCTCAATgtgttaaaaacacagttttaacttttaataaaaaacttAAGATCTTTTGCAAACTTGTTGCTCGGTGAATATTTCACGTTACTGAGAAAGATTTTACGTCAAAGGTTGGGACAGAGTTTCAAAGCTTTCTTATATTTCATGTAAGTGCATTTTCAGTCTCACCCTTGGTGACGACTGAggctccttcatctcctccttctcGCTCGCACTGTCCGACTCGGCCTCCTCCCCCTTGTCGTCAACAGGCTCCGCCTTCACATGTTGCGTGGGGGGCTCTGTGGGCTCCACCCCTGCTGTCTTCTGGTTGGCTGGTGTGGTGGGAGGGCGGGGGTTGTTGTGATGGATGGTCCTGAAGGCGATGGAGGCGGACCGGCAGTACTCCTCGAACCCGTACAGGTACCTGAGAATTAGAAGAGTTAAACCACTCAGAAAACCAGGAGAATGACGGATGAGAAAAGATCCTTTAAAAACGTTACGTCACACTCCAAAAGACACCTGCATGTTTCCCATTCATTATCTCGGCTGTGGCGGGCCGCTACGTTCCAATTTGTCCCACCAACGTTTCATAAGGAACCAAAACACGTTTCACAACTCTTGATATACAAGATATTGAACTCGGTTCTTGCGGCGCTATTTGCAGTCTGCTGTTGCACAACCGTCCATAAAATGATCAACGTCCACAGTTTCAGCTGCACAACTCATCTTTCACTctctgtgaaccacaatgtgtTGGGTGCGAGTGGCCCAATAGATTGAAATAATTCTGAGTTGAACACTTCacccccatcggcataggggtgactaaataatgagtgaattttcatttctgggtgaactatccctttaagcagtTTTTCAAAGGACTTCATAATTGGGGAAGTCAGTGCTACTGGcctaaaaccattaaaaacctTGGGGTGATTAGTTTTGGCCACTGGGATAGGTAGGGACTGCTTCCGGCTATTTGGCAGCgttgtgttggttggttgacaACTGAAAATGTGCTAGAGGATGGGGGCTAGTTGTTCTGAACTAGAGGAAAGCAGGAAGCTGTTTATATTATCAGGCCCTGGGCTTTTCTTAGCTTAGGACTGTTTGAAGGAATTAACCACAGCATGTACATCAAATGTGATGGGACCAGAGCAAGACACATTGTTTTTCAGTCCTAAAATGTCCTAACTCAAATCCATTGTGTCCAACCTAAGATAAAACGTATCAAACTCCTGAGCCAGTTGTTTGTCAGATTCGAGACCATCAAGAACCACTTTACAGTTGCTTTTGTGTTTAGAACCAACATTAGTTGTTGGACCATCTCAGGCGGAACACAGATTCTCTTTCAAACTTCTCCTAATTTtactttctcctttttttattaaattcgGCCGAAAGGTCGACCTCTCAGCCCGACTCTTTGTCCAGTAAGACTTTCGGTTTTCATCACTCCAGGTTTTATTCTGCTTCGTGAGGACTTTGCCCTTCAGGGATGAGCTGCCCCTCCAACcaggggggggggccttaaGCTCCCTCAATAGAACCATAGCACTGGTCCAGAATTGGGTAGGTGATGCACTGGTCAAAGTTCCTTGTTTTCTTCAATGAGCATCGTCAAACACGAGGGTGGGTGAGTCAGGAGATACAGTTTGCAGCTTCTTTAAGTAAAGACTCCGTGTCTAATTCATCACCCAGCATCTGCCGACCCACCGTTACCGTGGTGGGTGTTTAACCTCCCTGCCAACGTTCCAATGTTGAACCCATGTCAGTTTCCTAGAAAGTACGAGAGGGAAACGTTTCTTTTCCAGGATGACTGGGATCCATTGGTCACGACACACGTCTGTGGCAGGGTCACGTGTCAGCAGACTATCTGCACATGGGAATGTCATGCGAATTTATGTGTCTGATAATGATGGCAAGTGACAGGGACTCTGGGGCAGAACGGACCAGTGAGTCCTGATCACATCacatacataataataataataatgtgagaaCACACATGGTTATGATCTGGGTCACAGTTGAAAAGAATCTGATCAGACCTTTTCGCTCCTGCTCCTCCTACTACTGAGATAAAGAAACCAGctcctctgctttttctttGAGCGCCACCCTGAGGTCAACATTTTGTCACGACACTGGAAAAAACGATAAAAGCTCTTGTGATCTTGCTAAGATTTATCGCCTGTCAGTTTCATTCGCTCCAGGTGTTCCTGAGGTTTTACATACACAATAATACGAGGTCACCATAATCTTTGACCTCTGCAATCTGTGAATCCAGTTGAACGTTGGTACCAAATTTTAAGAAGTTCCCACAAGGCGTTCTtaagatattgtgttcacaagaatgagaCCGACGGACAACTTGAAAACATAATTCCTCCGGCCACTAAGTGTCGCCAGCACGGAGACTTAAACCATGTGACAGTGAGCTGATGTGAGGAAGCAGGTGTTCTCTTACTTCCTGTAGGCCGTCTTGACGTTGTAGGATGCAGCAGAGTTCAGGATGGGGATCCCCAGATCCATGTAGACCTGCTTCCACACCGTCCCAGACTCaatctaacacacacagacacacacagatcagagcTGTGTCACATCCAGATGTTTGTTTCTCATCAGCTGATTGGACAGTGAAGCTCGTCAAGCTTTGGTCAGACAGCCaagaggaagtgacatcacaggACTTCAGTCCAGTGTGCGAAACCTTTCTCTGCATCATCACACCTGGTCATCAGCAGGTCACATGACCCACTGAGCTCCCTAAAGAACCTGAAGCTGTGGTCACACACAGATTTGGCTGTTAATGTATTAACTGCACGTACAACATATCAATACATTAATGAAAGGTATGTGTggtataaaatacaaaatgacagTTACAGGTCATGTATCAGTGTTAAGAGAAACATATATTAGtataacagaaacacagaggacagaATATATGCTATAATAAGTGAAAATCAGAATCTAAAtcctttcagacctgcacttgGACAGCTGACGGTATTTGACTGATTCAATGTCCATTAGACTTTTAATACAAACTCCACCCTGCCCTCAGTTTATGGATATCTTTCAGATCTGAATTGAACCacagacgtgttcctgacgtgttcctcacatgttctgcaggttctgtctgtgagaacaaatgtctgagtcagtgtctctggacatgttctggatcttctcctgcagcctcctagtaaaatgtgtgtaacatgtcagagtgagtccatgtgaggaaacagcaggacaatgtgtggaagcttcccagtgagcgagtggacgtgttgatgaggtttctaacacgtgacgtgaaactggaagaacacaaatatctcaggatgaagaagaggagccgtacacgtagaagacgaagatgtcaacttggaaagacgaggaggttccagagcttttggtgataagggccgataagggacagacagacaggtggacagtcCTCACCTTGTGGCAGCCTCCCAGGTGATAGACCAGTCTGAAAAGCTTAAAGAGGTTCAGGTCCTTGTAGCCCAACACAGGAGGTTTGTTGATAGGAGTTCctgtcagacagacacagaaccAGATGTTGTTAGCCATGAAGGACGTGGTTCTACAGGTGCATTAATGTCCAAGGGTCTGAGAACCACGTGATGAGGTCAATCTGCTCGTGTTTTGCTGAAACTGTCCTTTAACCCTTTTAGACCTGATGCAACATATGCAAGTATATACCTTTAAGACAGTTTAAAACATGTGACTCATATTGTGATTTGctgaaatgcattgtgggaaataaagtttgaatgcAAGTGGTGTTTCAAACGATGGCTGATGATCTAAGTGAGTGGAGCGATATTAGCAGAGTTTCATTAacaaaataagaataaagatTCAGACCCAGACATTGTTCCTGCTGACCAagactcaggaggaggaagaattgTTGAGTTTGCCGCTTTGTTGGTTTAATAAAACgtttagagaaaataaaaaaatgtacaattaaAGCCAAACgtttaaatttgattttatttcacgTCTCTATTTGCTTAAGAGGCTGAGAAAGTTTTTGTAAACTTTGATAATTCTTTCAGCTCCTCAGAGTTTTATTCAGAGTCTTAATGATGGTACACTTTGTTTCGGCCTCCCAGTCTGGGTCCGGGTTCGATGACACACTTCAGTCGTCCCACCTTCACCAATCATTTGTTCaaactgaattttaaaacatgaacacaaactgtAACAATCGCCGTGGTGTTTTGTGACAGTGACTCTAAAGCGACTCTTGTGTGGACTCACCTCTGTCCTCCATGAACTTGTAGAGCTGTTGCAGGAAGTGGTCCCTCTCCTCCGGGTCAGGCTCCTCCTCcggctgcacacaaacacagggaggtTAGAATCTGACCCCCACAGCAGCGTCAGTCGTCAGCATCATCAGACTCTCACCTCCTCTTTTatgtgcttcttctttttcttctcatcttcGTCgttgtcctcctcctcgctctccttctcttcttcgtCCTCATCGTCACTGGAGGACGAGTCCAGGATCTGACTCATGTCCATCTTCCACACATCTGGAACCTCCCTACTCCTCAAGAACATCTGGGCTGCTTCTAGACCTACAGGACAGGGAGGAGAAGGTTAAAGGAtagggggaggagaagggacagaaaacatgggatggaggggaggaaggcgtgtaaggaggaggaagaagagaggggagagcaggacaggaggggggaggacagaaaagaggaggaggagcagttgaaaaaaaagacagacagaagaagcaGCACTGAGCTCTGGCTGAGCCCAGTGCCCAGGTGCATTGTGGGGGTTGTAGTGTCTCACCTCTCCGGTTGGACAACTCAGACTTGGCGATGCTGATGGAGTTGACAGGGTGGACGTGTCTCCTAGCCACCGTGTGGCTGACGGACAGa of the Hippoglossus stenolepis isolate QCI-W04-F060 chromosome 10, HSTE1.2, whole genome shotgun sequence genome contains:
- the arid4a gene encoding AT-rich interactive domain-containing protein 4A isoform X1; translation: MKAADEPAHLTVGTDVSAKYRGAFCEAKIKTVKRMVKVKVTLKGESTSQVVQDDQVKGTLKVGSTVEVKTNEGLSSEAIISKLTDASLYTVVFDDGDEKTLRRTSLCLKGERHFAESETLDQLPLTNPEHFGTPVINKKSNRGGRRSSQAAADEENESSSSEDEEDDKRRLNDELLGKVCSIENEEEPSSWYLALVVSPSCNDELVVKKDQCLVRSFNDSKFHTVARRHVHPVNSISIAKSELSNRRGLEAAQMFLRSREVPDVWKMDMSQILDSSSSDDEDEEEKESEEEDNDEDEKKKKKHIKEEPEEEPDPEERDHFLQQLYKFMEDRGTPINKPPVLGYKDLNLFKLFRLVYHLGGCHKIESGTVWKQVYMDLGIPILNSAASYNVKTAYRKYLYGFEEYCRSASIAFRTIHHNNPRPPTTPANQKTAGVEPTEPPTQHVKAEPVDDKGEEAESDSASEKEEMKEPQSSPRGRRRCVGTQLKADRESSSRPAKRGENSEEQREVRRRSNRRMDDFEKGSEDEDEDEDDEDEDELERRRGARSEDDEDGDSVTGTKVRVKYGRGKTQKIYEAHIKKTDLDNGEQFYLVHYYGWNVRYDEWVKAERIIWPVEKGTKKRQRKKVKQNKDEVEKDEEKPAVKPAGAKRGRPQIRTTPTSSAGRSVSKTPSSEGRSNGKSSRTETSSSLANGDSTPRRRTRRTSGMYDSDRASIEDSGNSSDDSESEDPPDKQPSPWRGRTEAPPYQEEEQQEEEEETSEVANISMPTYDDDAVTMATASHSPATAAACPSMSGKVLSQSEDEEEAVQGEEPPVEVTMMPVPLDNESKTLLVQKTSPGQEVVIKSSPDRMSPPPDKNKTSPEKQFSPLPAAEEGDRCTPLSSPRVKGRRANLRETGSETPPRIPLCTPSPALSPSHTAALSSPPRSVLKRQDEPMVVLHCLTTEHLPPESPTMDSDTDSATEEEEEEEEEAGLPEERSSVALKRKAAEQRAAEKKLRPDRKQEEAASPKTPAPTPKVASGASPKTVSSPLHQERRSEGVMKTEESPCPREETQKEVSGGAMKEQEMHAGTPPLAPEALGPSPAEELEPQIGPEALVCHEVDLDDPDDKEKPVSSSEHLLLMIREQQQAPPPLSHLHQASHPTPHSPHLPQPQVRPFLTAAAPSSTPSSEELRPTRSATEDDGGGVGGEQEGDSSPGFDGSSSSSTSLLSLQENKDRGQKRAMDCNSSPSAKKQKRNQKRPNTPGKVEKNGAGHSSDSEDQSRLSSLSKSQKSRCPGLSSPSSLSKDKPNFPSSQRTYKWTLQLDELDNMSSTERISFLQDKLQEIRKYYMTLKSEVASIDRRRKRLKKKEREVSNTTASTSSGSSDTGMSPSSASPTQNTVAVECR
- the arid4a gene encoding AT-rich interactive domain-containing protein 4A isoform X2; the protein is MKAADEPAHLTVGTDVSAKYRGAFCEAKIKTVKRMVKVKVTLKGESTSQVVQDDQVKGTLKVGSTVEVKTNEGLSSEAIISKLTDASLYTVVFDDGDEKTLRRTSLCLKGERHFAESETLDQLPLTNPEHFGTPVINKKSNRGGRRSSQAAADEENESSSSEDEEDDKRRLNDELLGKVCSIENEEEPSSWYLALVVSPSCNDELVVKKDQCLVRSFNDSKFHTVARRHVHPVNSISIAKSELSNRRGLEAAQMFLRSREVPDVWKMDMSQILDSSSSDDEDEEEKESEEEDNDEDEKKKKKHIKEEPEEEPDPEERDHFLQQLYKFMEDRGTPINKPPVLGYKDLNLFKLFRLVYHLGGCHKIESGTVWKQVYMDLGIPILNSAASYNVKTAYRKYLYGFEEYCRSASIAFRTIHHNNPRPPTTPANQKTAGVEPTEPPTQHVKAEPVDDKGEEAESDSASEKEEMKEPQSSPRGRRRCVGTQLKADRESSSRPAKRGENSEEQREVRRRSNRRMDDFEKGSEDEDEDEDDEDEDELERRRGARSEDDEDGDSVTGTKVRVKYGRGKTQKIYEAHIKKTDLDNGEQFYLVHYYGWNVRYDEWVKAERIIWPVEKGTKKRQRKKVKNKDEVEKDEEKPAVKPAGAKRGRPQIRTTPTSSAGRSVSKTPSSEGRSNGKSSRTETSSSLANGDSTPRRRTRRTSGMYDSDRASIEDSGNSSDDSESEDPPDKQPSPWRGRTEAPPYQEEEQQEEEEETSEVANISMPTYDDDAVTMATASHSPATAAACPSMSGKVLSQSEDEEEAVQGEEPPVEVTMMPVPLDNESKTLLVQKTSPGQEVVIKSSPDRMSPPPDKNKTSPEKQFSPLPAAEEGDRCTPLSSPRVKGRRANLRETGSETPPRIPLCTPSPALSPSHTAALSSPPRSVLKRQDEPMVVLHCLTTEHLPPESPTMDSDTDSATEEEEEEEEEAGLPEERSSVALKRKAAEQRAAEKKLRPDRKQEEAASPKTPAPTPKVASGASPKTVSSPLHQERRSEGVMKTEESPCPREETQKEVSGGAMKEQEMHAGTPPLAPEALGPSPAEELEPQIGPEALVCHEVDLDDPDDKEKPVSSSEHLLLMIREQQQAPPPLSHLHQASHPTPHSPHLPQPQVRPFLTAAAPSSTPSSEELRPTRSATEDDGGGVGGEQEGDSSPGFDGSSSSSTSLLSLQENKDRGQKRAMDCNSSPSAKKQKRNQKRPNTPGKVEKNGAGHSSDSEDQSRLSSLSKSQKSRCPGLSSPSSLSKDKPNFPSSQRTYKWTLQLDELDNMSSTERISFLQDKLQEIRKYYMTLKSEVASIDRRRKRLKKKEREVSNTTASTSSGSSDTGMSPSSASPTQNTVAVECR
- the arid4a gene encoding AT-rich interactive domain-containing protein 4A isoform X3, with product MKAADEPAHLTVGTDVSAKYRGAFCEAKIKTVKRMVKVKVGSTVEVKTNEGLSSEAIISKLTDASLYTVVFDDGDEKTLRRTSLCLKGERHFAESETLDQLPLTNPEHFGTPVINKKSNRGGRRSSQAAADEENESSSSEDEEDDKRRLNDELLGKVCSIENEEEPSSWYLALVVSPSCNDELVVKKDQCLVRSFNDSKFHTVARRHVHPVNSISIAKSELSNRRGLEAAQMFLRSREVPDVWKMDMSQILDSSSSDDEDEEEKESEEEDNDEDEKKKKKHIKEEPEEEPDPEERDHFLQQLYKFMEDRGTPINKPPVLGYKDLNLFKLFRLVYHLGGCHKIESGTVWKQVYMDLGIPILNSAASYNVKTAYRKYLYGFEEYCRSASIAFRTIHHNNPRPPTTPANQKTAGVEPTEPPTQHVKAEPVDDKGEEAESDSASEKEEMKEPQSSPRGRRRCVGTQLKADRESSSRPAKRGENSEEQREVRRRSNRRMDDFEKGSEDEDEDEDDEDEDELERRRGARSEDDEDGDSVTGTKVRVKYGRGKTQKIYEAHIKKTDLDNGEQFYLVHYYGWNVRYDEWVKAERIIWPVEKGTKKRQRKKVKQNKDEVEKDEEKPAVKPAGAKRGRPQIRTTPTSSAGRSVSKTPSSEGRSNGKSSRTETSSSLANGDSTPRRRTRRTSGMYDSDRASIEDSGNSSDDSESEDPPDKQPSPWRGRTEAPPYQEEEQQEEEEETSEVANISMPTYDDDAVTMATASHSPATAAACPSMSGKVLSQSEDEEEAVQGEEPPVEVTMMPVPLDNESKTLLVQKTSPGQEVVIKSSPDRMSPPPDKNKTSPEKQFSPLPAAEEGDRCTPLSSPRVKGRRANLRETGSETPPRIPLCTPSPALSPSHTAALSSPPRSVLKRQDEPMVVLHCLTTEHLPPESPTMDSDTDSATEEEEEEEEEAGLPEERSSVALKRKAAEQRAAEKKLRPDRKQEEAASPKTPAPTPKVASGASPKTVSSPLHQERRSEGVMKTEESPCPREETQKEVSGGAMKEQEMHAGTPPLAPEALGPSPAEELEPQIGPEALVCHEVDLDDPDDKEKPVSSSEHLLLMIREQQQAPPPLSHLHQASHPTPHSPHLPQPQVRPFLTAAAPSSTPSSEELRPTRSATEDDGGGVGGEQEGDSSPGFDGSSSSSTSLLSLQENKDRGQKRAMDCNSSPSAKKQKRNQKRPNTPGKVEKNGAGHSSDSEDQSRLSSLSKSQKSRCPGLSSPSSLSKDKPNFPSSQRTYKWTLQLDELDNMSSTERISFLQDKLQEIRKYYMTLKSEVASIDRRRKRLKKKEREVSNTTASTSSGSSDTGMSPSSASPTQNTVAVECR